From one Enterococcus sp. DIV2402 genomic stretch:
- a CDS encoding SDR family oxidoreductase — protein MKIAVIAANGKTGSQVVTEAVNRGFEVTAVVRHDNQTKAQHELKKDLYELTAEDLQGFDAVVDAFGVWNPEKLNEHTTSLIHLADVLSHTKTRLIVVGGAGSLYMDAAHKIQLKDTSDFPEMFFPLAEQMSIALDELRKRDDVQWVYISPAADFQAEGSRTGEYALAGEEFTANAEGASYISYADYAIAVVDEIETGTHNQERISVYQKN, from the coding sequence ATGAAAATTGCCGTTATTGCAGCAAATGGAAAAACAGGAAGCCAAGTAGTGACAGAAGCAGTTAATCGAGGATTTGAAGTAACTGCCGTTGTTCGTCATGACAATCAAACAAAGGCACAACATGAATTGAAAAAAGATCTTTATGAACTAACAGCTGAGGACTTACAAGGATTTGATGCAGTTGTGGATGCTTTTGGTGTTTGGAATCCAGAAAAATTAAACGAACATACAACATCATTAATCCATTTAGCCGATGTTTTAAGCCATACGAAAACCCGTTTAATAGTGGTAGGGGGCGCAGGTAGCCTGTATATGGATGCTGCTCATAAGATTCAATTAAAAGATACGTCGGATTTTCCAGAAATGTTTTTCCCATTAGCTGAACAAATGTCGATTGCTTTGGATGAATTGAGAAAAAGAGACGATGTACAGTGGGTTTATATTAGTCCAGCAGCTGATTTCCAAGCAGAAGGAAGTCGAACTGGCGAATACGCATTAGCGGGAGAAGAATTTACAGCAAATGCCGAAGGAGCAAGTTATATCAGTTATGCGGATTATGCAATTGCTGTGGTCGATGAAATTGAAACAGGCACACACAATCAAGAACGTATTTCAGTCTATCAAAAAAACTAG
- a CDS encoding winged helix-turn-helix transcriptional regulator codes for MEKNLPDCPVETTLLLISNRWKVLILRDLMDGKKRFGELKKSVDGISQKVLTTNLRSMEEQGLVSRQVFAEVPPRVEYELTQTGYSLQSVLDSLSDWGSNYQRQCQKN; via the coding sequence ATGGAAAAAAATTTACCTGACTGCCCTGTAGAAACCACGCTCCTACTTATAAGTAACCGTTGGAAAGTGTTAATTTTACGAGATTTAATGGATGGAAAAAAACGATTTGGTGAATTAAAAAAATCAGTAGACGGTATCTCACAAAAAGTACTAACAACCAATTTACGTTCAATGGAAGAACAAGGCTTAGTTTCCAGACAAGTATTTGCAGAAGTTCCTCCCCGTGTTGAATATGAACTTACACAAACGGGTTATAGTTTGCAGTCAGTTTTAGATAGCTTGTCTGACTGGGGCAGTAATTATCAAAGACAGTGCCAAAAAAATTAA
- a CDS encoding response regulator transcription factor translates to MIRVVVIDDDRLVTESLKTILESTQEIEVPKTGHSAEEAVCFYQEIQPDVVLMDIRMGEKTGIDAAKLILNADPQAKILLLTTFSDEEYISEALQIGVKGYLIKQNLATIVPAIQAVMSGQSVFGTEVVGKLSAILKETSERKSSIELTDREEDILIQIANGRNNKEIAQMLFLSEGTVRNYISQLLDKVAVRDRTQLAIFYYREYKK, encoded by the coding sequence ATGATTCGTGTGGTGGTGATTGATGATGACCGTTTAGTGACCGAATCGCTCAAAACCATTCTGGAAAGTACTCAAGAGATTGAGGTGCCTAAAACGGGACATTCTGCTGAAGAAGCTGTTTGTTTCTATCAAGAAATACAGCCAGATGTTGTATTAATGGATATTCGTATGGGAGAAAAAACAGGAATTGATGCGGCTAAATTAATTTTAAACGCTGACCCGCAAGCCAAAATTTTGTTGTTAACGACTTTTTCTGATGAAGAATATATCAGTGAAGCACTTCAGATAGGTGTCAAAGGGTACCTCATTAAGCAAAATTTAGCAACAATTGTACCTGCAATTCAAGCAGTCATGAGTGGACAATCTGTTTTTGGTACGGAAGTGGTCGGAAAATTATCCGCAATTTTAAAAGAAACGTCTGAAAGAAAGTCATCTATTGAATTAACAGACAGAGAAGAAGATATTTTAATACAAATTGCTAATGGTAGAAATAATAAAGAAATTGCGCAAATGCTTTTTTTAAGTGAAGGCACAGTCAGAAACTATATCAGCCAACTCCTCGATAAAGTGGCTGTTAGAGACCGTACGCAACTAGCGATTTTTTATTATCGAGAGTATAAAAAATAG
- a CDS encoding sensor histidine kinase: MNNRNVWGLYLFLQIISFLFLSYEHFQPIDVLFLLVSVILLVPTLLSQNWLGHGLTLALFYLLSFKWPEFSYFLPGAWCMVNRSHLLGIPWLVLCSGSVFLIADSGIAKIFVITMLIFVYFFNAICLDKEKLMQNHLVLQDDSWEQEQLLRQKNEELQATQQAMIQLEIAEERNRIARDIHDNVGHLLSSAIIQMGALEVLAQEDDLKKPLHSLKETIHTGMDKVRESVHDLHESSLGFQENLQRLVEAFQFCPITIQGNLSKQLTNQQSRVLLLVTKEALANVMKHSNATHIIIEETDLPAFYRFRIKDNGQKVTNKMSKGLGLVSMQQRVKEIGGQLHINASNAGFMITIILPKEGTT; the protein is encoded by the coding sequence ATGAATAATCGAAATGTATGGGGGCTGTATCTCTTTTTACAAATTATTAGTTTTTTATTTTTAAGTTATGAACATTTCCAACCGATAGATGTTTTATTTTTATTAGTGAGTGTAATCTTATTAGTACCTACTTTGCTATCACAAAATTGGCTTGGTCATGGTTTGACTCTGGCTCTGTTCTATCTTTTGAGCTTTAAATGGCCAGAATTTAGCTATTTTTTACCTGGAGCATGGTGTATGGTGAATCGTTCACACTTATTGGGAATACCCTGGCTAGTGTTATGTAGTGGTTCCGTTTTTTTAATAGCAGATAGCGGAATTGCCAAAATCTTTGTAATTACCATGCTTATTTTCGTTTATTTCTTTAATGCCATTTGTTTGGATAAAGAGAAATTGATGCAAAATCATTTAGTTTTACAAGATGATAGCTGGGAGCAAGAACAACTTCTACGACAAAAAAACGAAGAATTGCAAGCAACGCAACAAGCGATGATTCAATTAGAAATTGCGGAAGAACGTAATCGTATTGCTCGTGATATTCATGACAATGTGGGTCATTTGTTATCAAGTGCTATTATACAAATGGGGGCGTTAGAAGTCTTAGCTCAAGAGGACGACTTGAAAAAACCACTGCATTCTTTAAAAGAGACCATTCATACAGGGATGGATAAAGTTCGCGAAAGTGTCCATGATTTGCATGAGTCTTCGCTAGGCTTTCAAGAGAATTTGCAACGGTTAGTAGAAGCGTTTCAGTTTTGTCCAATTACGATTCAAGGGAATTTATCGAAACAATTAACAAATCAACAAAGCCGAGTTCTGTTACTGGTGACTAAAGAAGCTTTAGCTAACGTCATGAAACATAGTAATGCCACACACATTATTATTGAAGAAACTGACCTACCAGCGTTTTATCGTTTCCGAATCAAAGATAATGGCCAAAAAGTTACGAATAAAATGTCAAAAGGCTTAGGCTTGGTAAGCATGCAACAACGAGTAAAAGAAATTGGTGGTCAGTTGCATATTAATGCCAGTAATGCTGGATTTATGATAACAATTATATTGCCTAAGGAGGGAACAACATGA
- a CDS encoding ABC transporter ATP-binding protein — translation MIIEIQNLVKRYGDFVALNHFNLSVKQGTILGLLGPNGSGKSTAIHCMLSLLTYDRGTVKLFDEDMNPTKYDIKRRIGIVPQEIAVFAELSVVENIDYYCGLYVKDKKQRKQYVEEVIQLVGLEKFKKFHPHQLSGGLKRRLNIACGISHKPELIFLDEPTVAVDPQSRNKILSSIKELNHQGATIVYTTHYMEEVEILCDRVVIIDQGQVIAEGTKEELKNMIRTGEKLLLEIPSLSQQQKTALAAIPGVLDVDYDQVTLTLNVANTKDTLLPILTYLENEQVPYANLHTQEATLNDVFLEITGKELRD, via the coding sequence ATGATTATCGAAATTCAAAATCTAGTCAAACGCTACGGCGATTTCGTTGCTCTCAATCATTTTAACTTGTCGGTAAAGCAAGGCACCATTTTAGGCTTATTAGGGCCCAATGGTAGTGGAAAATCAACAGCGATTCATTGTATGCTAAGTCTCTTAACCTATGATCGGGGGACCGTTAAATTATTCGATGAAGACATGAATCCTACCAAATATGATATCAAACGACGAATTGGAATTGTCCCTCAAGAAATTGCCGTATTCGCTGAATTATCGGTTGTTGAAAATATTGATTATTACTGTGGACTTTATGTGAAGGATAAAAAACAACGAAAACAATATGTCGAAGAAGTTATTCAATTAGTGGGCTTAGAAAAGTTCAAAAAATTTCATCCGCATCAGTTAAGTGGTGGGTTAAAAAGGCGTTTAAATATTGCTTGTGGTATTTCCCATAAACCAGAATTAATTTTTTTGGATGAGCCTACAGTTGCCGTTGATCCTCAAAGCCGCAACAAGATTCTTAGTAGTATTAAAGAATTAAATCATCAAGGCGCTACGATTGTTTATACGACACATTATATGGAAGAAGTTGAAATTCTTTGTGATCGCGTTGTAATTATCGATCAAGGTCAAGTAATTGCAGAAGGCACAAAAGAAGAGTTAAAAAATATGATTCGGACTGGCGAAAAGCTATTATTAGAAATCCCTTCGTTATCGCAACAACAAAAAACAGCTCTCGCAGCTATTCCTGGTGTACTAGACGTTGATTACGATCAAGTGACCTTAACATTAAATGTTGCCAACACCAAAGACACCCTTTTACCCATCTTAACTTATTTGGAAAATGAACAAGTTCCTTATGCAAATTTACACACGCAAGAAGCTACATTGAACGATGTTTTCTTAGAAATTACTGGAAAAGAATTACGAGACTAG
- a CDS encoding ABC transporter permease: MFWHLFYYRLKILITNLPLIFWTMVFPILLGLLFMAAFSNLDQANLLNQSAIGIVSEEDTSEFETMLNSLQTDEGELFTVSHLSKQEATTQLTNDKIIGYYEFDKADIQLFINQNHIEQTVLSEFLSQYLQIQDKVTVLLNAGVNPEEIHAQLVANEDFITESKERSFSQSNFYFFALLGMTILNGFIWGLGNTNDQQANQSANGIRICLSPRNKFVVSFANLLASFVLFYLQSLVVLGVFHFIYRVDFGNNWGWIFLLIAIGSLNALSFGTLMGNFSSKISFDQKITIGTTLTMAMSFLAGMMGTESIKYWISQNLPLLGKINLVNLISEGFYQLYYYQSLQPFYHNLLWLAGFTVVFFLSNVYFERRVSYDHL, from the coding sequence ATGTTTTGGCATTTGTTTTACTATCGCTTAAAAATACTCATTACAAATTTACCACTTATTTTTTGGACGATGGTTTTTCCTATTTTATTAGGCTTACTTTTTATGGCTGCTTTTAGTAACTTAGATCAAGCAAATTTGCTCAATCAATCTGCTATCGGGATTGTCAGCGAAGAAGATACTTCTGAATTTGAAACTATGCTTAACTCCTTACAAACCGACGAGGGTGAATTATTCACCGTTTCGCATCTTTCAAAACAAGAAGCAACGACACAATTAACGAATGATAAAATAATCGGTTATTATGAATTTGATAAAGCAGACATTCAATTATTTATCAATCAAAATCATATAGAACAAACTGTTCTATCCGAATTTTTAAGTCAATACTTACAAATTCAAGACAAAGTTACTGTCTTGTTAAATGCAGGTGTGAATCCAGAAGAAATTCATGCACAACTTGTAGCCAATGAGGATTTTATTACGGAATCTAAAGAACGTTCCTTTAGTCAAAGTAACTTCTATTTCTTCGCTTTACTTGGTATGACCATCTTAAATGGCTTCATTTGGGGGCTAGGCAATACCAATGATCAACAAGCGAATCAATCAGCAAATGGCATTCGAATTTGTCTCTCACCTCGCAATAAATTTGTCGTTTCTTTCGCTAATTTACTTGCTAGCTTTGTTTTATTTTATTTACAATCTCTGGTAGTGCTTGGTGTCTTCCACTTTATTTATCGGGTTGATTTTGGTAATAATTGGGGATGGATTTTCTTATTAATTGCGATTGGTTCATTGAATGCCTTGAGTTTTGGTACGTTAATGGGTAATTTTTCTTCTAAAATTTCATTTGATCAAAAAATTACGATTGGAACGACACTGACGATGGCGATGAGTTTTCTTGCCGGAATGATGGGTACCGAATCTATCAAATACTGGATTAGCCAAAATCTTCCATTACTAGGTAAAATTAATTTGGTGAATTTAATTAGTGAAGGATTTTATCAATTGTATTATTACCAATCTTTACAACCCTTTTATCATAACCTGTTGTGGTTAGCTGGATTTACTGTCGTCTTCTTTCTGAGCAATGTCTATTTTGAAAGGAGAGTTTCTTATGATCATCTATAA
- a CDS encoding ABC transporter permease — MIIYKTIIKLLKANKGALLLGIAITMFITFTQSGQIRDEQTTLQTAKIVILSQDDSPLTQSLIDYLKEEQRVVTLEDTSQRALDDALYFGKTDYILTIPDSFTTSLTNGKKPHVTIQTKPGTYTKTLVNTTINQFLNTYLLYQKAQPALSQQTVLEQTTQTLSQKSTVTLDPTYTQKVNQSIGARFINLLAYGLFSTIFSAYGLVNLAFNRPEVKMRNSCSPVSRRSFSRKISLATISYSFLATIGFSSFIIYISKLRDPQIIGLFSISIFAFFLAMVTFSTLITNLVKSSETISGVNNVFILGSCFISGVFVPSEFLPDIVNKIAAFTPTYWFVQSNMLIGESITYNQKFFEAIGLNLLVLFAFSAVFMVLNLMNMREKSLTSLISHKRTTR; from the coding sequence ATGATCATCTATAAAACGATTATTAAACTGTTAAAAGCAAATAAAGGCGCATTATTGTTAGGTATCGCGATTACGATGTTTATTACCTTTACTCAATCTGGACAAATCCGTGACGAACAAACGACCCTGCAAACAGCGAAAATTGTGATTCTATCCCAGGATGACTCACCACTCACACAATCTTTAATTGACTATTTAAAAGAAGAACAACGAGTCGTTACACTGGAAGATACTTCTCAACGGGCGTTAGATGATGCTCTTTATTTTGGAAAAACAGATTATATTTTGACAATTCCCGACTCTTTTACAACGTCTTTAACAAATGGTAAAAAACCACATGTAACGATTCAAACTAAACCCGGAACCTATACTAAAACCTTGGTTAATACAACAATCAATCAGTTTTTAAACACCTATTTACTTTATCAGAAAGCTCAACCTGCACTTTCTCAACAAACAGTGTTAGAGCAAACAACCCAGACATTAAGTCAAAAATCAACAGTGACATTAGATCCTACCTATACTCAAAAAGTGAATCAAAGTATCGGTGCTCGTTTTATTAATCTATTGGCTTACGGTTTGTTTTCAACTATTTTCTCTGCTTATGGTCTCGTTAATTTGGCCTTTAATCGACCAGAAGTAAAAATGAGAAACAGCTGTTCACCCGTTTCACGAAGAAGTTTTTCTCGAAAAATTTCTTTAGCTACAATTAGTTATTCCTTTCTCGCAACTATTGGTTTTAGTAGTTTTATTATCTATATTTCAAAATTAAGAGATCCTCAGATTATTGGTTTATTCAGTATCAGTATCTTTGCCTTCTTTTTAGCAATGGTTACTTTTTCAACACTAATCACAAATCTTGTTAAAAGTAGCGAAACTATCAGTGGTGTGAATAATGTGTTTATTCTTGGTAGTTGTTTTATTAGTGGTGTCTTTGTTCCGTCTGAATTTTTACCAGATATCGTCAATAAAATTGCGGCCTTTACTCCAACTTATTGGTTTGTGCAAAGTAATATGTTAATTGGCGAATCGATTACTTACAATCAGAAATTTTTTGAAGCAATCGGATTGAATCTTCTGGTATTATTTGCTTTTTCAGCAGTTTTTATGGTACTTAACTTAATGAATATGCGAGAAAAAAGTTTGACTTCACTTATCTCCCATAAACGAACCACACGCTAA